The Vibrio nitrifigilis genome window below encodes:
- a CDS encoding sensor domain-containing diguanylate cyclase, whose protein sequence is MHKQKYFSANSVISTVSWLIVSMMIASILLMTFFLSVIDNQSKTDMHNRIDAATKHESARLKDLSYEYSNWNLAYQKTIVENDVDWIDKTYRDYLADYYQFDLIILIRADKSVEVLGGTNPNAEKYAQGILQSPSIQLKIKLAHAKSDKYIGRIFTTKINGVPFIMSADPFTDEETKAVFDGSILIFARQLDDDLLQKLSKDYDLPKIYVDNTSQSFDGFLYIHNLMGDPISLISWNMTRTVTSYVPYLAIFLVGLLCIALLIVRTVLRTDLKNRSSYEDELYSAATTDPLTNAYNKRYLTSYARHQLKLYEKRNKDLSILTLDIDHFKSINDTYGHHIGDKALVHFCDICNKNLRDIDVFGRIGGEEFAIILPGAELEDATIIAERIRTDLNKTPLDVGPALVTITVSIGVTTRRNGISFEDLLREADEAMYQAKESGRNQVVSYKG, encoded by the coding sequence GTGCATAAGCAAAAATACTTTAGTGCTAATTCAGTTATTTCAACCGTTTCGTGGCTGATCGTCTCTATGATGATTGCTAGCATTTTGCTAATGACGTTTTTCCTATCAGTAATAGATAATCAGTCTAAAACCGATATGCATAATCGCATAGATGCAGCGACCAAACACGAGAGCGCTCGGCTGAAAGATCTGTCTTATGAATACTCTAATTGGAACTTGGCCTATCAAAAAACCATTGTTGAAAATGATGTCGATTGGATTGATAAAACCTATCGTGATTATCTTGCTGATTACTATCAATTTGATCTAATCATTTTAATCAGAGCCGATAAAAGTGTAGAAGTGTTAGGAGGTACAAACCCCAATGCAGAGAAATACGCACAAGGCATACTGCAATCACCATCCATACAATTAAAAATTAAATTGGCGCATGCAAAGAGTGATAAATACATTGGTCGTATATTCACAACAAAAATTAATGGTGTTCCCTTCATTATGTCAGCAGATCCTTTTACTGACGAAGAAACGAAAGCTGTCTTTGATGGCAGCATACTCATATTCGCAAGACAGTTGGACGACGATTTACTACAAAAATTGTCTAAAGATTACGATTTACCCAAAATATATGTCGACAATACATCACAAAGTTTCGATGGTTTCCTCTACATTCATAATCTAATGGGTGACCCCATTAGTCTTATATCATGGAATATGACACGTACCGTCACTTCTTATGTTCCATATCTTGCGATCTTTTTGGTCGGATTATTGTGTATTGCTTTACTTATTGTGCGCACGGTCTTACGTACAGATTTAAAAAATCGGTCAAGTTATGAAGATGAATTATATTCTGCTGCGACGACAGACCCTCTCACTAACGCCTATAACAAACGTTACCTCACTAGCTACGCTCGCCATCAACTTAAACTTTATGAAAAACGCAATAAAGATCTCTCAATATTGACGTTGGATATCGACCATTTTAAATCAATTAATGACACATATGGGCATCATATTGGCGATAAGGCTCTCGTTCATTTTTGTGACATTTGTAATAAAAACTTACGAGATATCGATGTCTTTGGCCGCATTGGTGGTGAGGAATTTGCAATTATTTTACCCGGTGCAGAGTTAGAAGATGCCACTATCATCGCGGAACGAATTCGTACTGATTTGAATAAAACACCATTGGATGTAGGGCCAGCGCTAGTCACAATTACAGTAAGCATTGGTGTTACGACTAGAAGAAATGGCATTAGTTTCGAAGATCTACTTCGAGAAGCAGATGAAGCAATGTATCAAGCTAAAGAATCGGGTCGAAATCAGGTTGTTTCTTACAAAGGGTAA
- a CDS encoding sensor domain-containing diguanylate cyclase — MHKQKYFSANSVISTITWLIVAMMISSLVLISFFFHIIDDQTRTVDAARVDASIKHENLRYTDISYEYTNWDLAYQKTVVERDIEWMTEKYTIYLTAHYNMSVIALIKSNEEIELLGGNAPNAEKYASKLLQSPSLKQLFGWSKQHDKQALNKTYFTNIDGVTFFISAQPFTTEENEEIVDGSMLVFARIIDNQSLKEFVKAYHLPALHINADAKKYDDSLYLKELDGKPVAQLSWHIDHRTTAFVPYLTLFLLGLLGIALIIARTVLQKDQKDRSQYEDELFTAATTDPLTQTYNKRYFASYTRNQIMLFERQKRHLSLMVLDLDHFKSINDQYGHDVGDAALIHFSTICRNNLRGADVLGRIGGEEFAILLPGADIDNACKVAERIRKSINNEPLTIGTRQLTITVSIGVATHQDSLEFAELVKAADEAMYQAKRSGRNRVVAH; from the coding sequence GTGCATAAACAAAAATACTTTAGCGCTAATTCCGTTATTTCCACGATCACATGGCTTATTGTCGCGATGATGATCTCAAGCCTCGTCTTGATTAGTTTCTTCTTTCATATCATTGATGACCAAACCAGAACGGTAGACGCCGCCCGAGTAGACGCCTCGATTAAGCACGAGAACCTACGCTACACTGATATTTCTTATGAGTACACCAACTGGGATTTAGCCTATCAAAAAACCGTTGTTGAACGCGATATTGAGTGGATGACAGAAAAATACACCATTTACCTTACTGCTCATTACAACATGAGTGTCATTGCGTTAATCAAAAGCAACGAAGAGATTGAATTACTCGGTGGTAATGCTCCAAACGCAGAGAAATATGCCAGTAAGCTACTTCAATCGCCCTCACTTAAACAGCTATTTGGTTGGAGTAAACAACATGATAAGCAAGCCTTAAACAAAACTTACTTTACCAATATTGATGGCGTCACCTTTTTTATTTCAGCGCAGCCTTTTACTACCGAAGAAAATGAAGAGATTGTCGATGGTAGTATGCTTGTTTTTGCGCGAATCATTGATAATCAATCTTTGAAAGAGTTTGTAAAGGCTTATCATCTCCCGGCTCTTCACATCAATGCTGATGCAAAAAAATACGACGATTCCCTATATCTTAAAGAGTTGGACGGGAAACCAGTGGCCCAACTCTCTTGGCACATCGACCATAGAACGACTGCGTTTGTCCCTTACCTCACTTTATTTCTCTTAGGGTTATTGGGTATCGCATTGATCATTGCTCGTACGGTTTTACAAAAGGATCAAAAGGACCGTTCACAATATGAGGATGAACTTTTTACTGCTGCAACCACAGATCCTCTTACCCAAACATACAACAAGCGATATTTTGCCAGTTACACTCGTAACCAGATCATGCTCTTTGAACGGCAAAAGCGCCATTTATCGTTGATGGTGCTCGATCTTGATCACTTTAAATCGATTAACGACCAATACGGTCATGACGTTGGCGATGCGGCGTTAATTCATTTCAGTACTATTTGTCGTAATAATCTTAGAGGTGCAGATGTGCTGGGAAGAATTGGTGGTGAAGAGTTCGCGATTCTGCTTCCAGGCGCAGATATCGACAATGCTTGTAAAGTTGCAGAACGTATTCGCAAGTCAATCAACAATGAACCACTCACTATTGGCACACGCCAATTGACGATAACAGTGAGTATCGGTGTCGCGACTCATCAAGATAGCCTCGAGTTTGCTGAGCTAGTCAAGGCTGCTGATGAAGCCATGTATCAAGCCAAACGTAGCGGCCGCAACAGAGTTGTTGCACATTAA
- a CDS encoding class I SAM-dependent methyltransferase, translating into MDALIEQYTGADEDSRLTRQYIAQIEFDTTMAKLKPYLKPGCYVTELGAATGRYSLTFAQMGLTTTAVELVPDQVRILKEKAAQQNLDLSIYQGNACDVPFIDDHSQDVCVILGPLYHIQSQELREQAIAEARRILKPGGIVAVAYISRFFIAGMFTQKFPELVTLDVYSKLLNEGVVTSAEADRFFQVGYFATPTEMEELVEGQGFKLVSHIATDTFSRYIADGINPMTPEQYQAWFEYHLQTCAEPTLLGSSNHGLVIAQF; encoded by the coding sequence ATGGATGCACTGATAGAACAGTACACTGGGGCGGATGAAGATTCGCGCTTAACTCGTCAATATATTGCACAAATTGAATTTGATACCACCATGGCGAAGTTAAAACCTTATTTAAAGCCCGGTTGTTACGTGACAGAATTGGGTGCTGCGACCGGTCGTTACTCATTAACATTTGCCCAAATGGGGTTAACGACGACTGCGGTTGAACTGGTTCCAGATCAGGTTCGTATCCTTAAAGAAAAAGCGGCGCAACAGAATCTTGATTTGTCCATTTACCAAGGCAATGCTTGTGACGTGCCATTTATTGACGATCATTCGCAAGACGTATGTGTTATTTTGGGGCCGCTTTATCACATACAATCCCAAGAGCTGCGCGAACAAGCGATCGCCGAAGCCCGTCGTATTTTAAAGCCGGGCGGCATTGTTGCCGTTGCCTATATCTCACGCTTCTTCATTGCTGGCATGTTTACCCAGAAATTTCCTGAACTGGTCACGCTCGACGTTTATAGCAAATTACTCAATGAAGGCGTGGTGACCAGTGCCGAGGCTGACCGTTTCTTCCAAGTTGGCTATTTCGCTACACCTACAGAGATGGAAGAGTTAGTCGAAGGGCAGGGGTTTAAACTGGTTAGCCACATCGCCACCGATACGTTTAGTCGCTATATCGCCGATGGCATCAACCCAATGACCCCAGAGCAATACCAAGCTTGGTTTGAATATCATTTGCAAACCTGCGCTGAACCAACCCTGCTTGGCAGCAGCAATCACGGTTTAGTCATTGCTCAGTTTTAA
- the codB gene encoding cytosine permease, which yields MQKDTDFPLSEVPDSHRKGMVSMAVMLLGFTFYTATMWAGGNIGKAFSFDNLLLIIVVGNLILGIYAAALGWIAYKTGLNTVLLGRYCFGEKGSRLSDFILGFTQIGWYAWGVATIAIVLTTLLELEKSWQLPLMILFGFGFCVTAFIGYRAMDILSKISVPLMLIFIAISFYRGLVDVGGLVALFGIQPSPNMTMSAAITVVIGTFISGATQATNWSRFAKSGRVAVLATLIAFFIGNGLMVFIGAYGALIYQHADIVDVLVAQGFLFLAIAMLFTNLWTTQDNTIYNFAAAGCNLLRSDKRRTITIVGAAIGTILAVLGMYNYLIPFLVLLGTFIPPIGAVIMSAYWFTYRGKFPKLASVTLPDYNWIGLGAYVIGSGCAYFSPWMPPLVGIIAASVSYTLLAHCFSIRASSEQVHLTN from the coding sequence ATGCAAAAAGATACGGATTTCCCATTGAGCGAGGTACCCGATAGCCATCGTAAGGGTATGGTATCCATGGCGGTTATGTTATTGGGATTTACTTTCTACACGGCAACAATGTGGGCTGGTGGCAATATTGGCAAGGCGTTTTCATTTGATAACCTACTGTTGATTATTGTTGTAGGTAATCTCATCTTGGGGATCTATGCTGCGGCACTAGGATGGATAGCATACAAAACAGGTTTAAATACGGTGTTATTGGGCCGATACTGTTTTGGAGAAAAAGGCAGTCGGTTGTCCGATTTTATATTGGGTTTTACCCAGATTGGCTGGTACGCATGGGGTGTGGCAACCATTGCCATTGTGCTCACCACACTGCTAGAACTTGAGAAATCTTGGCAGCTTCCTTTAATGATCCTATTTGGCTTTGGTTTCTGCGTCACCGCATTTATTGGTTATCGTGCAATGGATATATTATCCAAAATATCCGTACCTTTGATGCTAATTTTTATTGCGATTAGTTTTTATCGCGGCCTAGTGGATGTTGGTGGTTTGGTCGCTCTGTTTGGTATTCAGCCGTCACCTAACATGACAATGAGTGCAGCCATTACCGTTGTTATAGGAACGTTTATTAGCGGTGCAACACAGGCCACTAACTGGAGTCGATTTGCCAAATCAGGAAGGGTGGCTGTGCTAGCAACGCTCATAGCATTCTTTATCGGCAACGGTCTGATGGTGTTTATTGGTGCGTATGGTGCATTAATTTATCAACATGCTGATATTGTGGATGTTCTAGTCGCTCAAGGCTTTCTTTTTTTAGCTATTGCTATGTTATTTACCAACTTATGGACAACCCAAGATAACACTATCTATAACTTTGCTGCCGCAGGTTGTAATTTATTACGCAGTGATAAAAGACGTACTATCACGATTGTAGGCGCGGCTATTGGCACCATATTAGCGGTATTAGGAATGTATAACTATTTGATTCCATTTCTTGTGTTGCTAGGTACTTTTATTCCTCCAATCGGGGCGGTCATTATGAGTGCCTACTGGTTTACCTACCGAGGGAAATTCCCCAAATTAGCTAGTGTCACACTGCCTGATTATAATTGGATTGGGTTAGGAGCATATGTGATTGGGTCAGGTTGTGCTTACTTTTCTCCTTGGATGCCACCATTGGTGGGGATTATAGCCGCAAGTGTCAGTTACACTTTACTGGCTCATTGTTTTTCTATCAGAGCAAGCAGCGAACAGGTACATCTGACTAACTAA
- a CDS encoding CCE_0567 family metalloprotein, whose protein sequence is MEEEELQALRKQVKKAKRIASERAGELHDLVEERLPQAFDEIPAMAKACYDACQHWADVTQQLKEAESVADH, encoded by the coding sequence ATGGAAGAAGAAGAACTACAGGCATTGCGCAAGCAAGTCAAAAAAGCCAAGCGAATTGCATCGGAGCGCGCAGGTGAACTGCACGATCTTGTCGAAGAGCGTTTACCGCAAGCATTCGATGAAATTCCGGCTATGGCAAAAGCTTGTTACGATGCCTGCCAACACTGGGCCGATGTTACCCAGCAATTAAAAGAAGCCGAATCGGTAGCAGATCATTAA
- a CDS encoding inorganic diphosphatase: MADFNKILTPGDYENGLVNVVVEIPTGSNHKIEWNRELAVFELDRVEPQIFAKPTNYGFIPQTLDEDGDELDALIITSEPLTTGIFLKAKVIGVMKFVDDGEVDDKVVVVPADDRSNGNAINSLEDLPAQLIKQIEFHFNHYKDLKKAGTTTVESWGDIAEAKEVIAESIKRWNDQ, from the coding sequence ATGGCAGATTTTAATAAAATTTTAACTCCAGGCGATTACGAAAATGGCCTAGTGAACGTAGTTGTAGAAATCCCAACTGGTAGCAACCACAAAATTGAATGGAACCGTGAGCTTGCTGTGTTCGAACTTGATCGCGTTGAACCACAGATTTTTGCGAAACCAACTAACTACGGTTTCATCCCACAAACTCTTGATGAAGATGGCGACGAGCTTGATGCACTAATCATCACTAGCGAACCTCTAACAACAGGTATCTTCCTAAAAGCGAAAGTTATCGGCGTAATGAAGTTCGTTGATGATGGCGAAGTTGATGACAAAGTTGTTGTTGTTCCTGCGGACGACCGTAGCAACGGTAACGCGATCAACTCTCTAGAAGATCTTCCAGCACAACTTATCAAGCAAATCGAATTCCACTTCAATCACTACAAAGATCTGAAGAAAGCTGGCACAACAACTGTTGAAAGCTGGGGCGACATCGCTGAAGCGAAAGAAGTAATCGCTGAATCAATCAAACGTTGGAACGACCAATAA
- a CDS encoding ATP-dependent endonuclease, translating into MKIKSARIKNYRLLKDVYLTLADRTTLIVGRNNAGKTSLAEIFRSFLSQAGAKICYEDFNQSCLAGFEEALNAFKSNPKSEDIRQLIPTIELELRIDYKDDEGDFGALGDFIIDLDDTLFETCVLVSYQLKDGKIKEFFQDLNIENRKKYFSDLRSLINQYFEPAIYAIEPTNTDNKVRLDFSAFKRLILSGLINAQRGLDDETHSERDVLGKSLGNIFKSANSISAPEAFKAKSEEINKVVEELQEKVDTDFQKKVKSLLPTLNIFGYPGLKDPNLSAATELNVKSLLESNTKVFYEGDDHFSLPETYNGLGIRNLIFILFRIYEYFREFQSQSIPPKGHLIFIEEPEAHLHPQMQEVFIRQLEEIVGEFQKQLNDGKLWPVQFVVSTHSSHIANAVDFSKVRYFLSKNGKETKVKDLGVAFSSDEVKEDREFLYKYLTLTKCDLYFADRAILIEGATERILLPEIIKKVDDTKLCSLRRKYMSVVEVGGAYAHHFYKFVDFLELKTLFITDLDSVKKTKGEKTTTYPASYVSEGTHSSNVGLSKWFGMDGYASLGDIYSKAAKSKVSGCRRLAFQVDEDEKALCGRSFEDAFILANTNLFGLNGLDGVDLEKSVFEKAKKIGNESKADFAIEFSIEKTDWVVPKYICEGLEWLDRDNAVKGEVA; encoded by the coding sequence ATGAAAATAAAAAGCGCCCGTATAAAAAACTACAGGCTTTTAAAAGATGTCTATCTAACTCTTGCTGATAGGACAACCCTCATTGTTGGGCGCAACAACGCGGGTAAGACTTCTCTTGCTGAAATATTTCGAAGTTTTCTAAGTCAGGCTGGAGCTAAAATTTGTTACGAGGATTTTAACCAGTCTTGTTTAGCAGGCTTTGAAGAGGCTTTAAATGCCTTTAAGAGCAATCCAAAAAGTGAGGATATTCGCCAACTAATACCAACGATCGAATTGGAACTTCGAATCGACTATAAGGATGATGAGGGCGATTTTGGAGCTTTAGGTGATTTCATAATTGATCTTGACGATACATTATTCGAAACTTGTGTATTGGTTTCCTACCAGTTGAAAGACGGAAAAATTAAAGAATTTTTTCAGGATTTAAATATAGAAAATCGTAAAAAATACTTTTCAGATTTACGAAGCCTTATCAACCAGTATTTCGAGCCAGCGATATATGCGATTGAACCGACTAACACAGACAATAAAGTCAGACTTGATTTTTCAGCATTTAAGCGCTTGATATTATCTGGTCTTATAAATGCTCAACGTGGCCTCGATGATGAAACACATAGTGAACGAGATGTTCTTGGTAAATCATTGGGTAACATATTTAAAAGTGCAAACAGTATTAGTGCGCCTGAGGCATTTAAAGCTAAGTCAGAAGAAATCAATAAAGTTGTTGAAGAACTGCAAGAAAAAGTCGATACCGATTTTCAGAAGAAAGTGAAATCCCTTTTGCCAACGCTCAACATATTCGGGTATCCCGGTCTGAAAGATCCAAACTTAAGTGCAGCTACAGAGTTGAATGTAAAATCACTTCTGGAGAGCAATACCAAAGTGTTTTACGAAGGTGATGACCATTTTTCTCTGCCTGAAACCTACAATGGTTTGGGTATCCGAAATTTGATTTTCATTCTCTTTCGGATCTATGAATACTTCAGAGAGTTTCAGTCACAGTCTATTCCGCCGAAAGGACATTTGATTTTCATTGAAGAACCCGAAGCACATTTGCATCCGCAAATGCAGGAAGTATTTATTCGGCAGCTTGAGGAAATAGTCGGAGAGTTTCAAAAACAACTTAATGATGGAAAATTGTGGCCAGTTCAGTTTGTGGTTAGTACGCATTCATCTCATATTGCCAATGCGGTAGATTTTAGCAAAGTGCGTTACTTTTTATCCAAGAATGGCAAAGAGACTAAGGTCAAAGATTTAGGAGTAGCGTTTAGCAGCGATGAGGTTAAAGAGGACAGGGAGTTCTTGTATAAGTATCTGACGCTAACTAAATGTGACCTCTATTTTGCGGATAGAGCAATTCTTATCGAAGGGGCAACTGAAAGAATCCTCCTACCTGAGATCATCAAAAAAGTGGATGATACGAAACTATGCAGTTTGCGCAGAAAGTATATGTCTGTGGTCGAGGTTGGCGGTGCATATGCTCATCATTTTTATAAATTCGTTGATTTCCTTGAGCTCAAGACTTTATTCATTACCGATTTGGACTCAGTAAAGAAAACCAAGGGTGAGAAGACAACAACATACCCAGCTTCCTATGTGAGTGAAGGTACACATTCAAGTAATGTAGGTCTGTCCAAGTGGTTTGGTATGGATGGGTACGCAAGTTTGGGTGATATTTATTCTAAAGCAGCAAAGTCTAAAGTTTCAGGATGTCGTAGGCTGGCATTTCAAGTCGATGAAGATGAAAAAGCCCTATGTGGGCGTAGCTTTGAAGATGCATTTATTTTAGCTAATACAAATCTGTTTGGATTAAATGGATTGGATGGTGTCGATCTGGAAAAATCAGTTTTTGAAAAAGCTAAGAAAATTGGAAATGAAAGCAAGGCTGATTTTGCTATTGAGTTTTCTATTGAAAAAACCGATTGGGTTGTACCCAAATACATTTGTGAAGGTTTGGAATGGCTGGATCGCGATAATGCAGTTAAGGGCGAGGTGGCTTAG
- a CDS encoding UvrD-helicase domain-containing protein: MTEISPAEQASIEALDQLRNCIDKHQCFRLEAGAGAGKTYSLIESIRYLISNRADEFLVNRQQIACITYTNVAKNEIKDRTDHHPVIFADTIHAFCWNILQHYQIKLREHLSELGEKWQQRIDESGGVNDQTVKYDLGFPVINEREISLHHDDVITLMACMLAYPKFQKLVKSKFPIIFIDEYQDTNIKLAESIVTNLINNDSGVVIGLFGDHWQKIYGSSACGLISSDKGKIVEIGKRANFRSDKNIVRCLNRMRPNLPQAESEPNSEGVIKVFHSNDWVGVRRDGKGGGHWKDDLPEENVREHLDKTKELMIRDGWDLSPDKTKILFLTNNLIASEQSFINLSNCFRYTDDYLKKNDKYIQFFLEVLEPTALAYEKRQYGELLQIKKKNHPQLKCQADKTAWMDRIGKVMHARANSTIGDMLDLLTKNKIPRLPSKIEEAEEQYKQLISKPNEELEENESKFVKKLHKLRSVKYSEVVSLSEYIDEKTPFSTQHGVKGAEFDNVLVVCGRGWNQYNWNQLLEWMDESYPKDKQDTFERNRNLFYVSCSRGKHNLSLLFTQKLSAKSISELERIFGQDNVLGNPFEG, encoded by the coding sequence ATGACAGAAATAAGCCCAGCCGAGCAGGCTTCTATCGAAGCATTGGATCAGCTCAGAAACTGTATCGATAAACACCAATGTTTCCGTCTGGAAGCCGGAGCCGGTGCGGGGAAAACCTATTCTTTGATTGAGTCGATTAGGTATCTGATATCTAATCGTGCAGACGAATTTTTAGTTAATCGGCAGCAGATTGCTTGTATCACATACACAAACGTTGCAAAGAATGAAATAAAGGATAGAACGGATCATCACCCTGTTATTTTCGCAGATACAATTCACGCGTTCTGCTGGAATATACTGCAACACTACCAGATAAAGCTCCGAGAACACCTTTCTGAGCTTGGTGAAAAATGGCAACAGCGAATTGATGAGTCTGGAGGTGTTAATGATCAAACGGTCAAGTATGATCTAGGTTTTCCGGTGATTAATGAGCGAGAGATTAGCTTGCACCATGATGATGTAATCACATTGATGGCTTGTATGCTTGCATACCCCAAATTTCAGAAACTAGTAAAAAGTAAATTCCCAATAATATTCATTGATGAATATCAGGATACTAATATTAAGCTTGCGGAAAGTATTGTCACTAACCTAATCAATAATGATTCAGGTGTAGTTATCGGTTTATTCGGTGATCACTGGCAAAAAATCTATGGCTCCTCGGCTTGTGGTTTGATTTCGAGTGACAAAGGAAAAATAGTAGAAATAGGAAAGAGAGCAAACTTCCGATCGGACAAAAATATAGTCAGATGTTTAAACAGAATGAGGCCAAACCTTCCGCAAGCTGAATCAGAACCAAACTCTGAAGGAGTGATAAAAGTTTTCCATTCTAATGATTGGGTGGGGGTAAGACGTGATGGTAAAGGTGGAGGACACTGGAAGGATGATCTTCCAGAAGAGAATGTAAGAGAACATCTAGACAAAACGAAAGAATTAATGATTAGAGACGGATGGGATTTATCTCCTGATAAAACGAAAATTCTTTTCTTAACAAATAACCTTATTGCTAGTGAGCAGAGCTTTATTAATCTTTCGAATTGTTTTCGTTATACAGATGATTATCTCAAAAAAAATGACAAATACATCCAGTTTTTCCTTGAGGTATTAGAGCCAACTGCTCTTGCATATGAGAAGCGCCAATATGGTGAACTATTGCAAATCAAAAAGAAAAATCATCCGCAGTTGAAATGCCAAGCTGATAAAACTGCGTGGATGGACCGTATAGGAAAAGTAATGCATGCAAGAGCCAACTCAACTATTGGCGATATGTTGGATCTTCTGACGAAAAATAAAATACCCAGACTTCCTTCAAAAATTGAAGAGGCTGAAGAACAATATAAACAGCTTATATCAAAGCCTAATGAAGAGTTGGAAGAGAATGAATCAAAATTTGTTAAAAAGTTACATAAGTTACGCTCAGTAAAGTATTCAGAGGTCGTGAGTCTGAGTGAGTATATCGATGAAAAGACACCATTCTCAACGCAGCACGGAGTGAAAGGAGCGGAGTTTGACAATGTGCTTGTTGTTTGTGGTCGTGGCTGGAATCAATATAACTGGAACCAGTTGTTAGAGTGGATGGATGAAAGCTACCCCAAAGATAAGCAAGATACATTCGAACGAAACCGCAACTTGTTTTACGTTAGTTGTTCGAGAGGCAAGCACAATCTTTCTTTGCTATTTACACAGAAGTTATCTGCAAAATCAATTTCGGAACTTGAGCGAATATTTGGTCAAGATAACGTCTTAGGTAATCCGTTTGAAGGTTAG
- a CDS encoding SH3 domain-containing protein, giving the protein MKYVANKQYHDAPAHPIKIIKDEVLTFIQESNPQGDWPNWMLCQGVEKEGWVPKQILRIEGTQATALFDYDATEFNLKEGEVLISYRKMNGWIYGFKESKPTVIGWAPLNCLQLIA; this is encoded by the coding sequence TTGAAATACGTTGCCAATAAGCAATACCATGATGCACCTGCTCACCCGATCAAAATCATTAAAGACGAAGTGCTTACCTTTATCCAAGAGTCTAATCCACAAGGCGATTGGCCGAATTGGATGCTGTGCCAAGGTGTCGAAAAAGAGGGCTGGGTACCGAAGCAAATTCTTCGTATTGAAGGCACTCAAGCAACCGCATTATTTGATTACGACGCTACCGAGTTCAATTTAAAAGAGGGTGAGGTGCTGATCTCTTATAGAAAAATGAATGGTTGGATCTACGGATTTAAAGAATCTAAACCGACTGTGATTGGCTGGGCGCCTTTAAACTGCTTACAACTTATCGCGTAA
- a CDS encoding GNAT family N-acetyltransferase, producing MIRYATEQDLPAIVEIYNHAIVNTTATYDYTPYQVHQRKPWFDRLTQGNYPILVWEEQGEIAGYAALEPFRPDIAYCASVMHSIYLSPNHKGKGIGFKLVEALIIEAKQRDFATMIAEIDGANPASIALHQKLGFTYAGTLKNAAKKFDTWLDLVFYEYDLLGEAQ from the coding sequence TTGATTCGTTACGCGACAGAGCAAGACTTGCCCGCCATCGTTGAGATTTATAATCACGCGATAGTGAACACCACTGCCACGTATGATTACACTCCTTATCAAGTTCATCAGCGTAAACCTTGGTTCGACCGCCTCACTCAAGGCAATTACCCCATTTTGGTGTGGGAAGAACAAGGTGAGATCGCAGGCTATGCTGCTCTTGAACCGTTTCGCCCCGATATAGCGTATTGCGCCAGCGTGATGCACAGCATTTATCTTTCGCCAAATCATAAAGGTAAAGGGATTGGGTTTAAGTTGGTTGAGGCGCTTATCATCGAAGCCAAGCAGCGCGATTTTGCGACTATGATCGCTGAAATTGATGGTGCTAACCCGGCCAGTATCGCCTTACATCAAAAGCTCGGGTTTACATACGCTGGTACGCTTAAAAACGCGGCGAAGAAATTCGATACCTGGTTAGATTTGGTCTTTTACGAATACGATTTGTTGGGTGAGGCTCAATAA